A single Panthera uncia isolate 11264 chromosome E2 unlocalized genomic scaffold, Puncia_PCG_1.0 HiC_scaffold_19, whole genome shotgun sequence DNA region contains:
- the PSMC4 gene encoding 26S proteasome regulatory subunit 6B, with amino-acid sequence MEEIGILVEKAQDEIPALSVSRPQTGLSFLGPEPEDLEDLYSRYKKLQQELEFLEVQEEYIKDEQKNLKKEFLHAQEEVKRIQSIPLVIGQFLEAVDQNTAIVGSTTGSNYYVRILSTIDRELLKPNASVALHKHSNALVDVLPPEADSSIMMLTSDQKPDVMYADIGGMDIQKQEVREAVELPLTHFELYKQIGIDPPRGVLMYGPPGCGKTMLAKAVAHHTTAAFIRVVGSEFVQKYLGEGPRMVRDVFRLAKENAPAIIFIDEIDAIATKRFDAQTGADREVQRILLELLNQMDGFDQNVNVKVIMATNRADTLDPALLRPGRLDRKIEFPLPDRRQKRLIFSTITSKMNLSEEVDLEDYVARPDKISGADINSICQESGMLAVRENRYIVLAKDFEKAYKTVIKKDEQEHEFYK; translated from the exons ATGGAGGAGATAGGCATCTTGGTAGAGAAAGCTCAG GATGAGATCCCAGCACTGTCTGTGTCTCGGCCCCAGACTGGCCTTTCCTTCCTGGGGCCGGAGCCTGAGGACCTGGAGGACCTGTACAGCCGCTACAAG AAGCTGCAGCAAGAGCTGGAGTTCCTGGAGGTGCAGGAGGAATACATCAAGGATGAGCAGAAGAACCTGAAGAAGGAATTCCTCCATGCCCAGGAGGAGGTGAAGCGAATCCAAAGCATCCCACTGGTCATTGGGCAGTTTCTGGAGGCTGTGGATCAGAATACAGCCATTGTGGGCTCCACCACAG GCTCCAACTACTACGTGCGCATCCTGAGCACCATTGATCGGGAGCTGCTCAAGCCTAACGCCTCGGTGGCCCTGCACAAGCACAGCAATGCCCTGGTGGACGTGCTGCCTCCTGAGGCTGACAGCAGCATCATGATGCTCACctcag ACCAGAAGCCAGATGTGATGTATGCAGACATCGGGGGCATGGACATCCAGAAGCAGGAGGTGCGGGAGGCTGTGGAGCTCCCGCTTACACACTTCGAGCTGTATAAGCAG ATCGGCATCGACCCTCCCCGAGGCGTCCTCATGTATGGCCCACCTGGCTGCGGGAAGACCATGCTGGCGAAGGCTGTGGCTCATCACACGACAG CTGCGTTTATCCGGGTCGTGGGCTCCGAGTTTGTACAGAAATACCTGGGCGAGGGCCCCCGCATGGTCCGGGACGTGTTCCGCCTGGCCAAGGAGAACGCACCTGCCATCATCTTCATAGATGAGATTGACGCCATTGCCACCAAGAGATTTGATGCCCAGACGGGGG CTGACAGGGAGGTTCAGAGAATCCTGCTGGAGCTGCTGAATCAAATGGACGGATTTGACCAGAACGTTAACGTCAAG GTGATCATGGCCACGAACAGAGCAGACACTCTGGATCCTGCCCTGCTGCGGCCAGGACGCCTTGATCGTAAAATTGAATTTCCACTCCCTGACCGCCGCCAGAAGAGATTGATTTTCTCCACTATCACCAGCAAGATGAATCTCTCTGAGGAGGTTGACTTGGAAGACT ATGTGGCCCGACCAGATAAGATTTCAGGAGCCGATATCAACTCCATCTGTCAGGAG AGTGGAATGTTGGCTGTCCGTGAGAACCGCTACATTGTTCTGGCTAAGGACTTCGAGAAAGCATACAAGACAGTCATCAAGAAGGATGAACAGGAGCATGAGTTTTATAAGtga